The window CATGTTGAAAGGCAACCCTTTCAAAGGGGCGGGCATGGTCATTTAAATAATGCCATGCATTCTGTAAATATCGAATTGCCATACTGTATCCTATCATGTCAGGACTCCTGCTCTTTGACCTTCTTCAGCGCCTCACGGGCACCTTCACTCTGGGACACCGGACGAACCTTCGGTCCTGCAGGAGCAGGTTTGCCTTTCAATTCAGCCTCGACGAGGGTGCGGATGCGCTTCATGGATTCCCGTGCAAAATACAGTTGCAGGGGCCTGCCAAAAAACCAGAAGCCAATGCGGTAGAAGATGTTCTTGATTTTATCTGGCCTGGAATAGGCCTGAATGCGGAAATAGACCTTGCCAGTGTCCACATTTTTGACCACCAGAAAGTCAATCTGGCCTTTCTCAAAGTGGCCCTGCAAGGTGCGGTAATGGTACCCCCAGACGTATTCCCTCCCCTTCTCGGTGTCTCTGGTGGTTTCGATCACGCCACCGATTTTGACGCCAAAAAAGAAGGTCATGAACAGAAAATGGGCTTTGAGCAGCATGTACCTTTCTGCCAGAGGACGGTCTGGATAGTAAATTCCCTGAATCAGGTGTGGTGGAGGAAATCGGTAGTCCTGCACAATCCGCTTCGCCACCTGAAAGGGTCCCCATTCTTCAGGCTGTCCAGGCTGCTCAAAAGGAAGTTCTGTTTCGTGGGCATCCACACGCCAGCCGGTTTTCTGGGTGTACTCAGCGTACTTTTCGGGATCAAAGTTGTACTGCAGAGAACCGATCTGTTCCAGACGGTCCTTGTAGATTTCCCACAGGGGTTTTTCTGGACGGGTCATGACACCTCCAGGTTTCTGGTTTCAGCAAGTTCACGGGTTTCGGTTTGAAACTCACCTGCAGCCTCTCCTCCGCTCTCCTCTGCCACCCTTTCACAGAAGGTCTGCCAGGCTTTCTCCTGCACCTTGTTTCCCCCAAGAAAACGGTAGGCGAGATGCACCAGGCTGTCTCTGGAGCGGGCCTGTGAGGAAATGGAGAACCTCAGCAGGTTGTTTTCCAGGGTTTCAAGTTCAAAACGGATCTGGCCAGCCTCAGGATGCGGTTTCAGTGTGGCAAGGGTAAAAGAGGTCTCATCGATCTCCACAACCCGCACCCGACCATTCCAGGGGCCAAAAATCCGGATGTCGTATTCATCTCCCACCTTGAGGAACGCCTCACTGCCACGGGTCTTCCTGAAATCGGCAAGCAGACTTGGGCAGAACTGGGGGACATCCTCGGTGATTTCTTTGAAAAGCTGACCCGCAGGAATCCGGGCATTCTGGATGTCCAGCCAGTAAGAGCGGTAGATCAGAGGTCCGTGCCCATCGTCGGCCAGTTGCAGGTTGCTGCGTTTCTGGCGTGGCCTGGACCACCACACCAGACCCAGAAGGCCCAACAGACCTGCAAGCAGGAGGCCGGTCCGGTGTTTTCTGGTCCATTCCATGCTCTTCAGGGTAAGGAGAACAGGCCTGTGAATCTGAACCAAAAAACACACTCCCCGCAGGGAGTGTCTGGTGTCTTACGCTTGAGGCTGCGGTTTTGGCTTTCTGGGTTTGACTTTTTTGGGTTTCGGGTACTTTACAGCAGGGGTTTCAGGAATCCTTGAGTCAATGATTCCCCCACCCAGCAGACGGTCCCCAGCATAGAGCACCACACTCTGGCCGGGAGCCACAGCGAACTGGGGCTCTGCGAATTCAAGCTGGAAAGCGTCTTCGGTGGCTTTCAACAGGCGGGCTTTCACAGGCTGACTGCGGTAGCGCACCTGCACTTCGATGTCCTCGGGGAGGTCAGGGATGTCCAGCAGGTAATTCACCTTGCTCGCGGACAGGGTGGTCCAGTGGCAGTCCTCGTAATTCCCGACCCAGACGATCTTGTTTTCCGGATCAATGTGCACCACGTAACGCACCACATTGGACTTGTAGAGGTTCAGGCCCTTCTTCTGACCAATGGTGTAGTACTGGGTGCCAAGGTGCTCTCCGACAATCTCTCCGGTGTGGATGTCCACCATGTACCCCTGCACCTGCGGAATGAAATCCGTCAGGTATTCCTGAATGGTGGAGGGCACAAAGCAGATGTTCTGGGACTCTGGCTTTTTGGCCGTGATCAGGCCATAGTGCTCTGCCAGTTCACGCACTTTTGGCTTCTCCATCTCTCCGACAGGAAAAAGGATGTGCTTCATGGCGTCCCTGGGGGTGCCCCACAGGAAGTAGGTCTGGTCTTTTCTGGGGTCATCCCCCCTGTGGAATTCCACGGTGCCATCTTCCCGGTCCACGCGCTTCACGTAGTGCCCGGTGGCGACATACTCACAGCCCAGCATTTTTGCCTTCTTGATCAGGGCATCAAATTTCACTTTGGTGTTGCAGTTGACACAGGGGTTGGGGGTGCGCCCAGCAGCGTATTCTTCCACAAAGGGGCGCATGATGTTCTCCTCGAACTCCTTGCGGTAATCCAGAAGGTAAAACGGCACGCCCACCTGATCCGCCACACGACGGGCCTCGTAAGCCGCGTCCGGGGAGCAGCAGGTGTCAAACGTGTCCACACGCTTGTGGTCCGGCCAGAAGCGCATCATTGCGCCAATGACACTGTAACCCTGTTCTTTGAGAAGTGCTGCACTCACGCTGGAATCCACGCCTCCAGACATGGCGCAAAGCACACGGCCCTTGTTCATCTGTGTAACCTCCGTGCATCAAGCACAATAAACCAGTGTACCAGAGCAGGAGGGGTGGGGTGTGACTCGGTGGACAATTGAGAAGCGGTCAGTGTTCAGCCTTCAGCCGCAGAAGGCCGAGAAGAGAACTTGACCCTCGAAAGAATTTCCGCAACCATTCACCCAGGTTCGTCTTACAGAAATCCCTGATGAAAATAAACAAGGGGGCCTGCAATCAACTTCCTTTATCATCAAAACATGAAACCTTATCTGTGGAGTTTGATTTTCCTGTGTGCAGGCCCTGCAAATGCTGCTGGCATGTGGCAATCCTCCTTTCAGGACTGGCTTCTGACGGCTGCAATTGCAGTGGCCTGGAGTGGAATGGTGTTTGGAATTGCAGCATTGCTGACCCTCAGGTGGAAGCCACTGGGCATCTTGTTTCTGGTGCTCTACCCCATTCCCGAGTTGCAGGTCCTCCATGGTGTGCGTGACGCTCTTCCTGGAGTTGACTGGTCTTACTGGCTGGGCGTGATGTTGTCTCTGGGTTTTCCCTATCCCTGCGGCATCTGGGGTTTTGTGTGGGCCGTTCGCAGAGACAGACAGCAACGCAGAAAATTGGGCTTGCTTGCCTGAAACCGCCCAGACAGCAGGTTCAGCAAAAAGAAAACCCTGTCATTTGAACGACAGGGCTTGCAGTGTCTCAGAATGCCTGTTTCTGCCTCAGGAATTCAGGGCTTGCTTTTCACCAGAGCCTTTGAGGATCTGGATTTTCTTTGCCTTGGTTTCCTCAGAGCGTGGCAGGGTGATTTTCAGGGTGCCATTTTCAAAGACGGCTCTGGCCTGATCACTCTCGACCCGGTAAGGCAACGGAACGATGCGTTCAAAACGGCCATACTGGCGTTCTCGCAGGTAGTAGTTCTTCTGAGGGTTCTGTTGCGCCTGCTGGGGTTTGATTTCGCCGGTCAGGCGCAGGCTGTTGCCATGCACTTCGATGTTGACATCCTCTTCTTTGAAGCCTGCAAGGTTGGCTTCAATGATCAGGTTGTCTCCATCTTCGTACATGTCGAGGGCCACCAGACTGTTCTGACTGCTGAGGGTGCTGTACGGGCTCAGGAAGTCTTCGAACATTCTGTCAATGGAACTTCGCAGAGAACGCATGTCTCGCAAAGGCTCGAAACGAACCAGACTCATGGTCGGTACCTCCTTTTGTATTGAATTTTCACTGGTGAGTCATTTGATTGCTGGCTGTCCCAAATCAATCAAACGCTCACATAAGCTCAGGAGTTGAACAATAGAGATTTCCGCCTCGAGAGATCAACTCCTGAATGTCTGTATTATAGCACCTTACTTCTCTGATTTCGTAGCAAGTTTCACAAAACTTACCTGTAAAATCCACCAGCAATTTATGAAAACAAAACCTGAAATCCAGAACGGATCTGATCAATCACCAGAGGGTCAAGATCAAGTTGCACCCGGATGGTTGAAAGTCCCAGCACCTGTGCAGCATCTGCAGAATACTGCAAAGTCAGGCTTTCAGAAGTCAACTGGTGAGACACGATCCCCCCTTCAAAAGTTGCACCTGAGGTCAGCACGGTGGTGTAGGTCCGCCCTGTTTCCGCACGCTGGAGTTCAAAGGTCTGCTGGGGGTTTTCGGCATCGTCTGCGAGGGCAATCACAAAAGCATCTGAGTCTTCCAGGGCACCCACATAGCAGGCTCTGGCAATAAAGGACAGTTCACTCATGCTGATATGCTATCAACTTTATTGATGTTCGCCAAAAGAACTGCAAGTTCTTTTGGCTGAGCAAAGCGCCCAGTGCGAACCCAGCACCCGGGGAGCACGTTTTCAGGGCAAGAGAGCGAATAGAACGTTCAGGACACCCAGATGAGTTTCACTTGCCTTTTCGTGGATCAACGAGGCTGAAAGCCAAAGGCAGAAGGCACCCACAGAAATCGGTCTGAGACAGAAAACCGAACAAAGCTGTCTGATCATGGAGGCCTGTTAGAATGTGCCCATGCTTTCCCGAGACCAGTTGCTTCAGGCGGCCGAAACCTATGGCACGCCCCTCTATGTGTATGATGCCCGTGTGCTGGATGACCGCATCCAGCGTGCAGTTCAGGCTTTTCAGGGTGCAAGGATTTTCTTTGCCATGAAGGCCAACTCCAACCTGCACCTCCTGCGCCGCATGAAGGAGCAGGGTCTGGGCTTTGAAGTGGTCTCTTACGGAGAACTCCGCAAGGCACTGCATGCAGGTGTGCCTGGAGACCGCATCCTGGTCAATGGACCTGCAAAAACACCCGAGGAGTATGCCCTGGGGCAAGAGGTCGGAGCGACCTTCATCCTGGACCGTCTGGATGAGTGCCACTTTCTGAATCCAGGGGCAAAAGTGATTGTTCGGGTGAACCCTGAGCTGCACGTTTCCACCCACTCACACCTTGCCACGGGTGAGGCACACTCCAAATTCGGGGTTCCCCTCGGGCATGCGACTGAAGCACTGCAACAGGCCCGCAACGCAGGGCTCAACGTAAGGGGATTGCACCTGCACATCGGCAGTGCGATCCAGAACCCTGAAGACTTCCGTGAAGCTTTCGAGAAAGTCGCCCATCTGGCAGATGAGGTCGGGCATCTCGAAGTCCTGGATGTGGGAGGTGGATGGGGCCTGAATGCCGATCTGGAGGGCATTGCGAAAATCGCATTTGAGGCTGCACAGTCTTTCGGGGCTGAACTCTGGGTGGAGCCCGGGCGCTTTCTGGTCTCTGAAAGTGGGGTCCTGCTGACCCGGGTGGTGGGCACCAAAGAAACCGCCCGAAAATTCATCCTGCTGGATGCTGGCATGACCGAAATCCTCAGGCCCATGCTGTATGGGGCACAGCATCCTTTGCAGCCTCTCTGGGAGAGCAAACAGACCGACCACTATGACCTGGCTGGTCCTGCCTGTGAAAGTGGCGACCTGCTGGCCCGAAATGTCGAACTTCCTGTGCCAACCCGAGGGGATGTGCTTGTGCTGGAACAGGCCGGAGCCTACGGAGCAGTGATGTCCAGCACCTACCTGACCCGACCCCGACCCGCTGAAGTCATGTGGGACGGCGAATTCAGGGTCATCCGGCAAAGGGAAAACCTGGAAAGGCTCTGGGAGTTGGAACTCGCCGCAGAATCCTGAGTCAGTCCAGTTGCCTGATGTGATCCGACAGGGCCTGCCAGTGCTCGATGTTGAAGTGGGAGTCGGCCAGAGGGCTGGTGGAGGGCAAGACGAACACCTCTGCCCCCTCAAACTTTTCTGGTTGCAGACCAAAATTCAGTTTCTTCTTCTGCAGGCCTTCCTGGGCTGCTCTTTTGCTGGTGAAGGCAATGACCCTGGGCCTGTAGGTCTGGATTTTGGTCTGCAGTTCGTCCGGGGTGAAGCCTTCTGCAGGCAGCACAGAATCGATCCCTGAGTGCCTCTTGCACACATCTGTGAGCCCAATTCCGTATTGCGGAAGCTCCGGAAACTCCTGGGGTTTCATCTTTCTAGGGATGAGCCCCACCTGATGCAGCACCCTCCAGAATTTGTTCTGGGGATTGGCGTAGTAGGCTTTTGCGGCTGCGGAGGTTTTGCTGGGGGCCGTGCCACAGAACACCAGTTTCAGGCCAGGCTGCAGCACATCAGGAACAATGTATTCCTCCTGGGGCAGGTCAAAATGAGGTTCAGTCATGGTCCCACCCTAGAGCATCAGGCTGAAAAGAGCTGCCTGTGCAGTTAAAGAGGCATTAAGACGAAAGCAGGGGTTGCCCCCTGCCCTTCTTCTCAATCGTCGTCGAATCGCTCTTCCTGAAATGGATCGCCTCGCATGTGGTAGCCGTTGCGCTCCCAGAAGCCTGGCTGGTCTGCCCGCAGGAACTCGAAGCCAGACACCCACTTGGCGCTCTTCCAGAAGTAAAGGTGGGGCACCACCAGACGCAGGGGGCCACCGTGGTCTTTTTCCAGAGGCTTGCCATCGAAGGTGTGGGCCAGCAGGTTCAGGTCACGGTTGAAGTCATCCAGCAAGAGGTTGGTGGTGTAACCGCCATAGCAATGGACCATCACGGCAGTGGCCTGTGGGTCCACCTTGATGTGCTGCATCAGGGTGGGGATGCTCACCCCTGTCCAGGTGGTGTCCAGTTTGCTCCAGTGGGTCACGCAGTGGATGTCGTAGGTGTGGGTGGTCTGGGGCAGGTTCTGCAGGTCCTGCCAGGTGAACGTTGCAGGCTCAGCCATTCCGAAGACGCGCACCTCCACCTGTTCAGGTTTGAGGGTGGGCACAGGGCCGTAGGTGAGCACAGGAAAGCGTTCGGTCAGCGACTGTCCCGGAGGAACGCGCGGGTTGTTGCCCGAGGGCTTCTTGAAGAATTTACCAAGCATTCATGAACCTCCAAAGCATGAGGACCCCAGAACAGAGCTGAGGTGAGACAGATACGCACCACACCTCAAAAAAGTTCAGACAGGTCTCCTCTACAGGGTAAGCCTCCTGTGTTACTCGATACGTGCTCATGCTTACCCTGTGACAGAGGACCTGTCACGGCACTGATATATTTCGCTACAATGGAGACATAAGGTTCATTGGACACCAACGAACCTGGATTGACTTTGCCCTTGCGTCAGGCAAAGGAGGAGGTGAGCATGTACGCCAACACAACCGCAACACAAGAAATCGAAGAAGCCAAGCGGCAGGCACTGCTCAACAACATTCTGGCCACTCTGCGTGGGGAGGACAATCACCTGATCCCCTTCGAGTGGGTACGCTTCTTAAACCCGCGTGGAGAACATTATATCGGAACCCAGACCATTTTGGTAGATCAAATCATCGGCTCTGTCGACAGATACGACGAGTTCGACCAACACTTTCTGCCCCTGACCCACCACCTCGATGAGCGCTGGGTCGCCATCCGCAAAGCCCAGATTGAAGGCAAAGAACTTCCGCCCATTCAGGTGTACAAGGTCGGAGAAGGGTATTTTGTCAAAGACGGCAACCACCGGGTCAGTGTCGCCAAAAGCACCCACCAGAAGTACATCGATGCTGAAGTGATTGAACTTGATGTCAACATCACCCCCCATCCCGGTGAGTCCCTGAAAGACATGATCATCCGCTCTGAACGGGTGGAATTCTACCGGACCACCCAGCTTGATGAACTGCGCCCCAACCATGCCGAGATTGACTTCACCACACCGGGCCGTTATGACATCCTGCTGGAACACATCCGCACCCGGCAATACTACCT of the Deinococcus cellulosilyticus NBRC 106333 = KACC 11606 genome contains:
- a CDS encoding DUF1990 family protein; protein product: MTRPEKPLWEIYKDRLEQIGSLQYNFDPEKYAEYTQKTGWRVDAHETELPFEQPGQPEEWGPFQVAKRIVQDYRFPPPHLIQGIYYPDRPLAERYMLLKAHFLFMTFFFGVKIGGVIETTRDTEKGREYVWGYHYRTLQGHFEKGQIDFLVVKNVDTGKVYFRIQAYSRPDKIKNIFYRIGFWFFGRPLQLYFARESMKRIRTLVEAELKGKPAPAGPKVRPVSQSEGAREALKKVKEQES
- a CDS encoding DUF1990 family protein; its protein translation is MEWTRKHRTGLLLAGLLGLLGLVWWSRPRQKRSNLQLADDGHGPLIYRSYWLDIQNARIPAGQLFKEITEDVPQFCPSLLADFRKTRGSEAFLKVGDEYDIRIFGPWNGRVRVVEIDETSFTLATLKPHPEAGQIRFELETLENNLLRFSISSQARSRDSLVHLAYRFLGGNKVQEKAWQTFCERVAEESGGEAAGEFQTETRELAETRNLEVS
- the mnmA gene encoding tRNA 2-thiouridine(34) synthase MnmA, yielding MNKGRVLCAMSGGVDSSVSAALLKEQGYSVIGAMMRFWPDHKRVDTFDTCCSPDAAYEARRVADQVGVPFYLLDYRKEFEENIMRPFVEEYAAGRTPNPCVNCNTKVKFDALIKKAKMLGCEYVATGHYVKRVDREDGTVEFHRGDDPRKDQTYFLWGTPRDAMKHILFPVGEMEKPKVRELAEHYGLITAKKPESQNICFVPSTIQEYLTDFIPQVQGYMVDIHTGEIVGEHLGTQYYTIGQKKGLNLYKSNVVRYVVHIDPENKIVWVGNYEDCHWTTLSASKVNYLLDIPDLPEDIEVQVRYRSQPVKARLLKATEDAFQLEFAEPQFAVAPGQSVVLYAGDRLLGGGIIDSRIPETPAVKYPKPKKVKPRKPKPQPQA
- a CDS encoding Hsp20/alpha crystallin family protein — translated: MSLVRFEPLRDMRSLRSSIDRMFEDFLSPYSTLSSQNSLVALDMYEDGDNLIIEANLAGFKEEDVNIEVHGNSLRLTGEIKPQQAQQNPQKNYYLRERQYGRFERIVPLPYRVESDQARAVFENGTLKITLPRSEETKAKKIQILKGSGEKQALNS
- a CDS encoding Imm10 family immunity protein, which encodes MSELSFIARACYVGALEDSDAFVIALADDAENPQQTFELQRAETGRTYTTVLTSGATFEGGIVSHQLTSESLTLQYSADAAQVLGLSTIRVQLDLDPLVIDQIRSGFQVLFS
- the lysA gene encoding diaminopimelate decarboxylase yields the protein MLSRDQLLQAAETYGTPLYVYDARVLDDRIQRAVQAFQGARIFFAMKANSNLHLLRRMKEQGLGFEVVSYGELRKALHAGVPGDRILVNGPAKTPEEYALGQEVGATFILDRLDECHFLNPGAKVIVRVNPELHVSTHSHLATGEAHSKFGVPLGHATEALQQARNAGLNVRGLHLHIGSAIQNPEDFREAFEKVAHLADEVGHLEVLDVGGGWGLNADLEGIAKIAFEAAQSFGAELWVEPGRFLVSESGVLLTRVVGTKETARKFILLDAGMTEILRPMLYGAQHPLQPLWESKQTDHYDLAGPACESGDLLARNVELPVPTRGDVLVLEQAGAYGAVMSSTYLTRPRPAEVMWDGEFRVIRQRENLERLWELELAAES
- a CDS encoding mismatch-specific DNA-glycosylase, which encodes MTEPHFDLPQEEYIVPDVLQPGLKLVFCGTAPSKTSAAAKAYYANPQNKFWRVLHQVGLIPRKMKPQEFPELPQYGIGLTDVCKRHSGIDSVLPAEGFTPDELQTKIQTYRPRVIAFTSKRAAQEGLQKKKLNFGLQPEKFEGAEVFVLPSTSPLADSHFNIEHWQALSDHIRQLD
- a CDS encoding sulfite oxidase-like oxidoreductase, giving the protein MLGKFFKKPSGNNPRVPPGQSLTERFPVLTYGPVPTLKPEQVEVRVFGMAEPATFTWQDLQNLPQTTHTYDIHCVTHWSKLDTTWTGVSIPTLMQHIKVDPQATAVMVHCYGGYTTNLLLDDFNRDLNLLAHTFDGKPLEKDHGGPLRLVVPHLYFWKSAKWVSGFEFLRADQPGFWERNGYHMRGDPFQEERFDDD
- a CDS encoding DUF4032 domain-containing protein, with the protein product MYANTTATQEIEEAKRQALLNNILATLRGEDNHLIPFEWVRFLNPRGEHYIGTQTILVDQIIGSVDRYDEFDQHFLPLTHHLDERWVAIRKAQIEGKELPPIQVYKVGEGYFVKDGNHRVSVAKSTHQKYIDAEVIELDVNITPHPGESLKDMIIRSERVEFYRTTQLDELRPNHAEIDFTTPGRYDILLEHIRTRQYYLGIQEQREVSWEEAVGSWYDKLYWHVVRNLRKHNVLGKFPGRTEADIYLWIMDHRYFLTEQLGHDVGSEYATLNFKDHFRPHWWERLGQRMQLLRKKIVPSPQV